A region from the Drosophila mauritiana strain mau12 chromosome 2L, ASM438214v1, whole genome shotgun sequence genome encodes:
- the LOC117135159 gene encoding Krueppel homolog 2: protein MSTTTDQPPRSEGAETNSSERSSQQQEQTQQSQSQNVPAKLLQHFQTNRIDSALWALRLLVIFFTVSYVLPIFTSQQSAFSKVMLANAAISALRLHQRLPTFAFSREFLARLFAEDSCHYMMYSLIFFNIRPSLLVLIPVLLYSVLHASSYSLKLLDLIGQNSWWGARFIISIVEFQAANILKATAFCEIFIMPYAIVLAFMSHAGLMTPVIYYHYLVMRYSSRRNPYPRNAFAELRITFEALAARSPPALAKIIRGGIGFVNRLAPQLQPAAAQE, encoded by the exons ATGAGCACAACCACCGACCAACCACCGCGCTCCGAGGGCGCCGAGACCAACAGCTCCGAGAGATCCtcacagcagcaggagcaaacGCAGCAATCTCAATCACAGAACGTACCGGCCAAGCTCCTGCAGCATTTCCAGACAAATCGCATCGATTCCGCGCTATGGGCACTACGTCTGCTGGTCATCTTCTTCACCGTCAGCTACGTGCTGCCCATCTTTAC CTCACAACAGAGCGCATTCAGCAAGGTTATGCTGGCTAATGCCGCCATCTCTGCCTTGCGTTTGCACCAGAGATTGCCCACGTTCGCGTTCAGTCGGGAGTTCCTTGCTCGACTGTTTGCCGAGGACTCGTGTCACTACATGATGTACTCCCTGATCTTCTTCAACATCCGCCCATCGCTGTTGGTTCTGATTCCCGTGCTGCTGTACTCTGTTCTGCACGCCTCAAGCTACTCGCTTAAGCTGCTGGAT CTGATTGGCCAGAACTCATGGTGGGGTGCCCGTTTCATCATCTCCATTGTGGAGTTCCAGGCGGCGAATATCTTGAAGGCAACTGCATTCTGCGAGATCTTCATCATGCCTTATGCCATTGTGCTGGCCTTCAT GAGCCACGCTGGACTGATGACGCCCGTTATTTACTACCACTATCTGGTGATGCGCTACAGCTCGCGACGAAATCCCTATCCGCGCAACGCTTTCGCTGAGCTGCGTATAACCTTCGAGGCGCTGGCCGCCCGCTCACCACCGGCTCTTGCCAAGATCATCCGTGGAGGCATTGGGTTCGTCAACCGCTTGGCGCCGCAGCTACAGCCGGCTGCAGCGCAAGAGTAG